Genomic DNA from Setaria italica strain Yugu1 chromosome V, Setaria_italica_v2.0, whole genome shotgun sequence:
TGTCATCATGGAAGAGAAACTCAAGGGATCTGGTCTTATCTTTTGATATATACATGTATTCTCCTTATCTTGCATGTTAGTTTGAATATCATATAGATGCTATGTACTGTATCCAAGAAAAAACACAATTCTATGACAAATGTATAGGAGAAAAACGTCCAATTTGAAGGCTATTAAAAGGATTAATATCCAATTCTAGCATTTCTATCTTTCAAATTatgagaaattttttattttcttttactgGCACATCGATACGAATAAATGTAGTTGCAACCCATAAAATTTTCCATAGAGGACTGGTGGCCAAAATTGGGCCATGCCCGGGCTGGGCTCAGGCTTCGCCCGGGCTTTTGTGCTTCAAGAAAGTATAAAGCAGATGCCCGATGGTACTTGGAATCCAGGAGACCGTCCGCGCGTCGCCTTCGCCGCTGTCTGATCCCGAATCAGTCAAGGCACGCTCCACCGCCGTggcggccgcctcgccggccacgccaccgccaccgccagcccAGCCCTCGCCCCCGCCTCCGCGACCGCGACGCATCTGAGAGACTGGGAGCCCAGAGCTGCGACTTGCGAGCCGGCTGCCGCGGTTCGTGCCATTCCCCCTCTTGCCCTCCGAATTCGAACTCCTCTCCCCGCCCTGCTCCCCTCACcgccttccctcccctcccaccCCCGCGCTCCCCACCcccccgcgcgcgccgtccGCCGTACCACCGGCCTCCGCAGGGGATGCAGAACCCCGCCACGCCCGCCCCAGCGGCGGCCCCGTCCAAGGGCAAGTCGTCGGCGCAGAACCCTAGCGGGCACCACGCCGCGACGCCCGGCCCATCGGGGACGCCGTCCAAGGGcaagtcggcggcggcgcaggccgcggccgcgggccaGGCTTCGTCCTcccaccaccacgccgctgGGGGCGCCGACGCGTCCGCCACCACCCTCAAGCGCAAGCGCGGCGTCTTCCAGAAAGACCGTACGTGGCCGTTTATAATCCCCTGTTTGGCTAATTTTAGCCTTTGTTCTGTCTTTTGGGCATTCAAATTCAGTTTCGGCTCATTCTCATTTTGTGTGTTTGCAATTTTTGTTGACGTTCTTGCAGTGCAGCACATGATGTACGGATTTGGGGACGATCCAAATGTGAGTTCACTGAACTGTTATCTGTTTAGTTCTTTAACTTGTTCATCCAAGGATATGCTGTGGACTGTGATGCTGTTAGTATAGTATAGAGCAAGAATTTAGATTGCAACTGATGATAAAAGGCAGTATGCTGTAGTGATGATAATCTGCATGGAACCTTCAATTCACAATGCTAATATAtgatgatttaaatagcttCCATGTAATTAGTAAGAGGCACATcgtttttccttaaaaaaaaattaaaatctgCTTTGCTCATATGTGGTGTTCTTGACTTTGCAGCCACTTCCCGAAACCGTTGCACTTGTGGAGGACATTGTTGTGGAATATGTCACTGATCTGGTAAGCTTATTTTGTGTTTCTGTCTTCTGTGCTATGTCTGCGATGCTATGCTCACTAATTGTAAGGCTATGTTGATGGAAGGAAAAAATGATTGATGCTTTGCATCTATGACCCTGTTTTTTATTATTCTGTATTATGAAATGTTATTCCTGTTTCAACATTTATGTTTATTACCTTCTTGAACTCCATGCTCTGGTGTCCTAAGACGACAGACCATGCTTATAGAAGCTTCCAGATGTCATTACGGGCTAGTATGCTTTTTGAGATCTTTTTTGTGGTATGCATATGCAGCATGCCCATTTTTGTATATATTTAGAAGTCAGTGTGTAGCTGCGTATCGAGTTTTGACTCTGTGCTGCGCCCATTGTCCAATGCCTCTTTATGCCACATTATATCTTTCATTACAAGACTTTGGTAATTGCTGTTATTTGTGCATTGCTTTAGATTGGAATTTATACTAGACATGAATTTGTTCACATCAAGTAGTTGGCATCAGGGCTTTGTCAAATGATTCAGAACTTTTATCATGAGTTCGTACTGATTACAGAGTGAAAATTTATCTGTCACATGAGACTCTGATTTGTCCATTTGGTTACTTTCTGGACATGCATTATGTTTATTCATGCATGATTTGGAATTATGAAAATTATGTGCTGTTTGGTTAACAGCCATGCCTTTCCCCATCTGCCATCCACACTCCGCACTCCATTTTGAGCAAATTGATGTGCTTCAAATATATACTGGTGTGCACTATCAGGGAATGTGGTTGGAAATATCAATTATGTAGTAGATGATTACTGTGTGCAAGTATTCCTGCGACTCGGTAGATGGACAAAATCACAGACACATCTGGCATGTACAGTAGTTTACTATTGTCTGCAGCTTCATCATTCGGTGGATTCATAATGTACCTTTTCCCAGGTGCACAAGGCACAGAATGTTGCATCAAAGAGGGGGAAGCTCTTGACAGAGGATTTTCTTTACCTTATACGCAAGGTACATTTTCTGAACTCCACATTTGATTACCTTGCTTATTTGCAGTGCAGCTCACACTTTTGTGCTGGCATTTAGGATATGCGGAAACTGCACCGAGCTACTGAACTACTCTCCATGAATGAAGAGCTCAAGCAAGCAAGGAAAGCTTTTGACGTTGATGAAGAGACGCTTGCCACAAATGCCGTATGATATCTTCGCAGAAGCCTCAGAAACCATCATACGATCTGCATTAGTTTTCCATCCAGTTGTTTCTGCTGAAAGGAATCAATAATGTTGGTTTTTGAGGGCTTTCCTTGTACTGACAAGAATATTGCATCATTCCTGTTGCCAATACTTAACACTTGATACGTACTGACAACAGTTCACCTGTGCGTTCCCATGTTTAAACTTCAGAAAGCACTTCTGATAAGGTATTATCGCTTAACATAAACCACACATTTTGGCCTTTTGTTTCGGATACGCATTAAGCAAGCTGTCCAAGAACCTACATTAAGAGATTAAAGGCTGAATGCAAACTCAGCGAGTAGTTTGAGTTTTAAGGCAACATTTAACATCATAGTTTTATAAAGCTGACCCAGCTTTACCTTCAAGTTGAGATAACTTGAGGAATCAACTAGCCCATTACATAAGCCAGGTAGCATATCACTCCACAGACTTTTGGCACTGAAGATCGAAGAGCAGTAGCTTAACAACCGCAGGGAGTGCAAAATACATCTGTTTTGCTGTTGGAGGACTAGCCGAACTTGTTTTGAATGTCAGTGTCTTCGAGCTCACCTTCCAAGTGCAACAACTTCACCATGTCCATGAGCAGCTCGGGCCATTCACAATACAGGATTTCCTCAATGTTGTCATCGTTGTACTCATGCAAGTGGCTTCTTACATTTCTGTTGAGCCGCAGTAGATCGAGCTGAGTCCTTCTGTACTCGTTTTGGCATTTGACAACCCACTTGTTGATCTGTGCATTTGCCCTGGCAGTATCCAACCAGTCATTCTCGTAGGGGAGCTTCGAGAggatcctcctcttctttgccCGGTTTGTACGACCAAGGTATTTGACAATTATATTGTGTAGCATCAGGAAGACCTCAGTGCTGTGAACACGAGTAACAAAATGAGCAAATGTCATCAAACAAATCAAAGACGACGAAACCGAGTTGAAAAATTTACCGGTTTTTCATGGGCAGCAGCGCGGCATGGTTCACAATCAAGAATTCATCTCTCATTGTAAGGTTGTCATTACCCAAGAGCGCGAGGAATTCTCTGTAGTCCGGAGGCACTTTGGTGATATCCCCACCTGAGATTCTGATCAGCGCCTGGAGGACCCTGGACAGCTGCTTGTAGTCATCTCTCACACGCTCAATGCCAAAGCCTTTACTGGTGAAACTGACCCCCCTGAGCTTGACACTCCCAGCGTTGCCGACCCAGACGTTGGAGACCTGCAGACGATCAGCGAGGCACTTGCCAACTgagtcgggagcgcccgacccctcgccgcaaggctccgcctcgcccgaccgcggtcccagggttgggagcgcctgacccctcgctgcaagtttccgcctcgtccgacccagggaaccggggtcgggagcgcccggcccccaccacagaaactccgcctcgcccgaccctggacgcgggggtcggactcactcggGTCCACGAGACGGATATTCTCCTCGAGCGCGGGCTGGAGGATCAGGATAAcaatctcgtgggtccccctgtcgacctcgccataaatgcgccgcggccctgtcaagccaaGAGGGGAGCGGCAtccccaacgtaaccggtcacgaataccggtgcgcggccgtgcggcgcgggcTGCAGTGGTCGCAgctccttctgattcgccacagggtactcatgagcCGCGCCGAACGACACAGGAGGACGCATCCCTTactctcgcgccccgtgctcccaacggcagtgtcagggacgcgacgtccgggtcttacgaTAATCGGTGGGGCAACAGACTCGGgcttcctccccggcgggcacggaTGCTGAGGCTAAGgctcatcatcacgctcgacggcgacggcgaccagggagatcatcgacaagatcgggagggaatcgccctccctcgtCGGGCGCGTTGACGGAGACCGGGGGCCGGAACGAGAGCGGCGGCCTCGGGGCCCTCCCCCTTTGTATTGTTTCTCTACTTGGCTTATCTTTTCTACTTCTTCCCCTAAGGCCCGTCTCAACTGTAACCTCGGTCTCtctcttgcgctataaaaggaggaccggagGCCATGAGACGGGGACGGAGACTCTTTTCCTCAAACCAACAGCACATTCTCACagtcccttagagcacaagctcacacaagagacctgggatcagctccctctctcgtctttctgtaacccctactacagaaccccgcgtgggtaacacgagctgcctcgatactggacgtagggcttcctttgcccgaaccagtctaaccccgtgtctcccacgccaccatccgaagccttacgcgcataaaagaaatttactagtctagagtcttgatccgcaaatcttgacaacgacaagaaGGTCAGTGAAGCTCGGATGAGAAGGATCATGATCAACAGCCTAAGACCTGAGTACAGTGGGTTTATGGCTGCAGTGAGTGGATGGCCAGTACAGCCGTCCTTGGTGGAGCTGGAGAATTTATTGGCTAATTAGGAGACATTagccaagaagatgggcaacaTCACTTTGGAGGAGAAGGATAAAGAGGGTGTACTCTTCATCAGGAAGAAGGGTCCACTGAGAGGCCAAGGAGAGGCGAATGAGTGGACAAGAGGTGATAGTCGTTGCCCAAAAAAGAGTAGCTATTCAGGGGGAGCTTAACAAGAGAGCGGCGACGAAGATGACCAAGAGTGGGTCAAGAGcgagaggagaagaagatgtGAGTGCTTCAACTGTGGTAAGAAGGGACATCTGGTACGGGACTGCCGGAGTCCACGGAGACACTCAGAAGGAAGCGTGGCTACAACGAAAGAAGTTGTCTTGAGTACGTGCCCAAGTGAAGAAGAGTGGGATGCTGAGGCAGCTACCACAATTGAAGATGACAGAAGGTGAAACTCGATCAACTAGCgttaaagaagaagaagaagaagaagaagagtgggATGTAGAAGGTGGCTTCTCCGTGGATGTGAGAGTTCCAGATATTTCTGAAGGATTCGTAATATTTGGATATGATAGTGATGAAGATTGGGAGGCTCTAAGCAACGAGGAGGAAGATATTAAAGATGGAACAATAGAGTCTAGTCTTCATGATGACGAGGAGCCACAAGAGCATGGTGAAGATACACATGGGGCATTGGTGATCCATGAAGATTTGGAGGAGCATGATAAGGCGAACAAAATTCTGAAAGGACGCAGTTCTGAAGATCTCAGGTATGACAATGCTTTGCCAGCTAAAGTTATTTTGCCTTTGTACCATGAAGCATCTAGAGGACAGACAACTAGAAgggtgaagaagaaagaagagatgcATGGATGCATCAAGTCTACGTGGAACCTCCAACCGAAGACAGAGGCATATGAGTTGAAGGAAGAGAGACCATGTCATGAGGgaaagtgaagaagaagatttgtAATGGCAGAGCCCAGAAGATCCAATGGTAGCGAGACGAAATGGTTCGACCACTCGAGACAAGTATGCATTGAGGGGGAGTGTTGAAATACgcaatgcatacttggaacattttagaagattgtggagatctcaagatactaactttgccatgtacaaggataagatcatggcaaggtaagaaggttctagaaaattggagagaatgcatgagcTATAGTTGCCATacttcatggtgaagtgtagaatactctaaaactagatattttagaatggtagaaatataagaaactagataagaaTAAGAAGGGTTATAGAGTTAGGATTTTTTGTATGGAAGAGTGTTGAAGTTGCCACATAGTAACATCACAATGATTgtgagcacctataaatagaagTGCTCACCTCCCTACTAGCCATACCATGGCATAGAGTGGCATGTGAGCCATAGGTGAAGAGATGGCAAGGTTGCCATGTAGTGTAGTGGTGTCATGGTAGGGTAGCTGtgggtgtttagacccagcaacctatcgggggggtacccgaggtagtgttttatacgTGGGGCTtgttgagatcaggaactcgaaggtgaactcgaacacattaTTTAGACAGGatcgggccgcttatgtcgtgtaataccctatgtcgtgtgtgttggttgtattgtattggattgaatgtgtttggagggggtccttgcatcgccttatattgtcggggatagggttacaggtcggttataTGAAAGAATACTATTCGGATTCGACTAGTAAGTCCTACTCTATTTGCTATGAATAAtttcctaattctcgactagttctggtcctccatgtagaccacaccgtcctgcattgtagtctccatgtctgacacatctcagtgtacaaccccgtatttaggactgtccaaaccttccaATGGACCCATATATGTATGAACGATAAGCccccaaatatttttttagtcaaatatagcagtcccgagtacttctgtagatgccttcgactagtttgtggtgctatttgagtactccatcggattggGTCTTCGAacgtactcgagtactgccatgcggctagaatgtgctcaaggtTTGTTTAATTTGGTCTTAAATCTTCAATCTTAAATTATATACACTCTAAATGGAGTGGCTCCCAAGCCTTAtgttgaatcaaagaattagGCTGTGGGTCAATCCTATAATTTCACATATCTTTCttccttaaaacccaaagaaaaaatattttagctttttagccaatgggcacatggcacacagcccccgagccgttacacgactagtttgggtataagggtcaaccactggcaATGTGACCGTTTGCCAAAAGTAACCttatttctttcaaaaaaaaattagaaactgTCAAGTGATAACTTTAGGcgtttaaaaatggaatattcccgtTAATCCCGTCTCTGTTTTAACTGtgctgcggttataaataacggagcaAATTATCCCTTCCGTTTTACCCAAGCCATCCACTCTTTcatcttccacactgtagccctagtgTCATCGCTGCTCAATCCTTGAGCCCGAGCGCCACCGTCCCCCACCTCTTAGCCCCTGAGCGCATGCGCAAGAAAATCCTCGTGGCAACACGAACGGGAAAGAAGGCGACATCTAGCAAAGTTGCGGAGAGCAAGAAAAGGAAGactgagaagaagaaggagatccagTTGCTGGCTCCAAAGTATGGCAAGACTGATCAAACAGCTCCGCCAAATCAAGCGTGCGCCTGGAAGAAATACGTGCTGAAGGAGGCGGATATCCATGCATATGTAGATGCCAATCTTCTCCAGGACCAagacttcatcaactggagggCTGCCTTTGGCAACCCCTAGCTAATGGAGAGCTACACCCATGAGACGGTAATCTTCACGCACTTTATTGAGCGTGGTTTGGCTTTGCCCACATCGGACCTTTTCTGCGGTCTTCTGAATTATTACAAGCTGGAGTTAGTCCATCTTAACCCCAACTTTATTCTGCACATTGCTATTTTTGTGCATCTGTGTGAAGCTTTTCTCGGAATCCAGCCAAACTTTTAACTTTTCCGCAAGTTCTTCAGAGTCAAGTCCCAGTCTAGAATGGACTATACCAAAGTAGTCGGAGTGCAAGCATTCAACTGCGGGAGAAAGTCAAAGGCTTGTACTTGGATTACGAGCTGATTGACTCTCATTCTGGctggaaggagaggtggtgTTACATCAGGAATCATGAGCCCAACTACCCAAGGTGACAGACTACCGCTTAGTATGGAACAACCGGTGGTTGGACGAGCCAACCCATGGAGACAGCCTTCAGCTACCCGAGCTTCTGGAGAAGATTGTCGTACTCAAGTCGCAAGGATTGATTGGAGTCGGAGTAGCTTTCAGTTTTATGAAGAGGCGAGTCCAATCTTGCAACTGCGCTGCTCTTGGGGATACGACTACTCGGGCCCTAACGATCCATCCCGGATGACATCCGATGACATCTCCgtggatgaagtcatggcgTGATTGAGGCGCCTGTTGAAACATACGAGAGCAATCCCGACGATCATGCGGTAGTACTGCGCCGCCAACCCGCCAAGTAgcgtaagtacccgtggcctcagcccccgagtactaattttttgTACTTGTTGCGTTTTTAACTTGTCTTCTTATGCAGGAAGAAGTCCACTTGtcttgctcctcctccacccgtAGCCATATAAAGAGTGTAAGAGTAAGTGTTGTATTAAGTTGTGAGTAGGTGAATAAAAGATTTAGACTTTCTTGTAGAGAGTTGGTCTCCCGTGTTGTTATCGATGTGAAGGTCTTCTCAGAGTAGTGTGGGTATGAAGTCACTAAAGAAGTGGTGTCACACCACTTTAATGCTACTTCTAGAGAGTCGGTGTTAAGATTTGGACGCCGATTTATTAATAGAGAACAGTAGGAACTAGGAACCCAGGATGGGGAAGGAAACAGAGAACAGTAGGGACTAGGGGCACAAGGTGGGGAAGGAAATGGAGGAAGAACACTGTATGCTACTGGACACcggcaatattttttttttagcATGGATGTGGATTCGAACCTGCTTCAGGGCGGTGGCGCCGCTGGCGGTGACTGGCGTGTCGCCATGGGGGCCTAGAGCCTGTTGATGAGGCCGAGGAGCAGCGGCCGGCGGACCATGGCCGTAGTACTGCGGCTGGTAGTAGGGGTAGTGGCTGCCGCCCCCGTGAACCACTGGACCTTGATGGTCTTCTTGTCC
This window encodes:
- the LOC101770036 gene encoding transcription initiation factor TFIID subunit 13; the encoded protein is MQNPATPAPAAAPSKGKSSAQNPSGHHAATPGPSGTPSKGKSAAAQAAAAGQASSSHHHAAGGADASATTLKRKRGVFQKDLQHMMYGFGDDPNPLPETVALVEDIVVEYVTDLVHKAQNVASKRGKLLTEDFLYLIRKDMRKLHRATELLSMNEELKQARKAFDVDEETLATNAV
- the LOC101765442 gene encoding uncharacterized protein LOC101765442 codes for the protein MRPPVSFGAAHEYPVANQKELRPLQPAPHGRAPCLADRLQVSNVWVGNAGSVKLRGVSFTSKGFGIERVRDDYKQLSRVLQALIRISGGDITKVPPDYREFLALLGNDNLTMRDEFLIVNHAALLPMKNRTEVFLMLHNIIVKYLGRTNRAKKRRILSKLPYENDWLDTARANAQINKWVVKCQNEYRRTQLDLLRLNRNVRSHLHEYNDDNIEEILYCEWPELLMDMVKLLHLEGELEDTDIQNKFG